The Oreochromis niloticus isolate F11D_XX linkage group LG2, O_niloticus_UMD_NMBU, whole genome shotgun sequence genome includes a region encoding these proteins:
- the ccna2 gene encoding cyclin-A2: MSGANRAQGSAASDYQNQENVLQRLRGSLKARPVASENQENLPPKQAANRTVLGALQNNQRNKSQVGGKQDSTQSLSCKNEDFGKSCFDKPLAKQPAFQIHIDEPDGACIKKPQQAVESIKAKPTVEESPLAINAVARLRQPLATIEIPSAMDVSFDSPMDMSVVEGEEKPVNVNEAPEYAAEIHSYLREMEVKTRPKAGYMKKQPDITNSMRAILVDWLVEVGEEYKLQNETLYLAVNYIDRFLSSMSVLRGKLQLVGTAAMLLASKFEEIYPPEVAEFVYITDDTYTKKQVLRMEHLVLKVLSFDLASPTINQFLTQYFLQHTVTKQVESLAMYLGELSLVDSDPFLKYLPSQTAAAAYILANTTVTGASWPKSLNEMTGYSLEDLMPCIEDLHRTYLNAPQHAQQSVREKYKGSKYHEVSSINAPTKLQLN; the protein is encoded by the exons ATGTCAGGCGCTAACAGAGCACAGGGAAGCGCGGCTAGTGACTACCAGAATCAGGAAAATGTACTGCAGAGACTCAGAGGCTCGCTCAAAGCCCGACCTGTGGCGTCTGAAAACCAAGAAAACCTTCCTCCGAAGCAAGCCGCCAACAGAACCGTGCTAGGAGCCCTGCAGAACAACCAGAGGAACAAATCCCAAGTCGGCGGAAAACAG GATTCCACACAATCCCTGTCTTGTAAAAATGAAGACTTTGGGAAAAGCTGCTTTGATAAACCGCTGGCCAAGCAACCCGCTTTCCAGATCCATATTGATGAGCCTGATGGAGCCTGCATCAAGAAGCCACAGCAGGCAGTTGAGAGTATCAAAGCAAAGCCCACAGTTGAAGAATCCCCACTGGCGATCAATGCTGTGGCACGGCTCCGGCAGCCCCTTGCCACTATTGAAATTCCATCAGCGATGGATGTCAGCTTTG ATTCTCCAATGGACATGTCTGTGGTTGAGGGGGAGGAAAAACCAGTGAATGTAAATGAGGCCCCAGAATATGCAGCTGAAATTCACAGCTACCTGAGGGAGATGGAG GTGAAAACCAGACCTAAAGCTGGCTACATGAAGAAGCAGCCTGACATCACAAATAGCATGCGAGCCATTCTGGTTGATTGGCTGGTCGAAGTTGGCGAAGAGTACAAGCTCCAGAATGAGACACTTTATCTGGCTGTTAACTACATTGATCGCTTCCTTTCCTCAATGTCTGTCCTAAGAGGCAAACTTCAGCTGGTTGGCACTGCAGCTATGCTGCTAGCTTC GAAATTTGAAGAGATCTACCCACCAGAGGTGGCAGAGTTTGTTTACATCACAGACGACACCTACACAAAGAAGCAAGTGTTAAGAATGGAGCATCTGGTGCTTAAAGTGCTCTCGTTTGACCTGGCATCACCAACAATAAACCAGTTTCTCACTCAGTACTTCCTTCAGCACACTGTTACCAAACAAGTGGAGAGCTTGGCAATG TACCTTGGTGAGCTCAGCCTGGTTGATTCAGACCCCTTCTTGAAATACTTGCCATCACAGACAGCAGCTGCGGCCTATATCCTGGCCAACACCACAGTGACTGGTGCCTCATGG CCCAAGTCCTTGAACGAGATGACTGGCTACTCTCTGGAAGATCTGATGCCATGCATTGAGGATCTTCACCGCACATACCTCAATGCCCCTCAGCATGCACAGCAGTCTGTCCGGGAGAAATACAAGGGCTCAAA GTACCATGAAGTCTCAAGCATCAATGCACCAACTAAACTGCAGCTGAACTGA
- the anxa5a gene encoding annexin A5a, whose amino-acid sequence MAYRGSVRPYVNFNAKHDAEILHKAMKGIGTDEDAILMLLTARSNDQRQQIKAAYKKAHGKDLVSALKSELGGLFESLIVALMTPSVLYDATLLHNALKGAGTEDEVLIEILASRTGEQIKEITKVYKKEFGGKLEKDICGDTSGHYQKLLVILLQGSREEGVDEEKIEKDAKDLYAAGEEKFGTDEEKFITILGNRSAEHLRKVFAAYKKLSGSDIEDSIKGETTGNLENLLLAVVKCAESIPNFFAERLYKSMRRAGTDDDTLMRIMVSRSEVDMLDIRASFKKMYGQSLYTTIQEDTTGDYQKALLYLCGGND is encoded by the exons atG GCATACCGAGGCAGCGTTAGACCTTACGTCAACTTCAATGCCAAACATGATGCTGAAATCCTCCATAAGGCCATGAAAGGGATTG GTACAGATGAAGATGCCATCCTCATGCTTCTTACAGCCCGCAGCAATGATCAGCGCCAGCAAATTAAGGCAGCATATAAAAAGGCCCATGGAAAG GACTTGGTCAGTGCACTGAAATCTGAGCTCGGTGGGCTGTTTGAGAGTCTCATTGTGGCCCTGATGACTCCATCTGTCTTATATGATGCTACTCTACTGCATAACGCTCTCAAG GGTGCCGGGACTGAAGATGAAGTGCTAATTGAGATCCTGGCCTCCAGGACTGGCGAGCAGATTAAAGAAATCACCAAAGTGTACAAGAAAG AGTTCGGCGGAAAGCTGGAGAAGGATATCTGTGGTGACACCTCAGGGCACTATCAGAAGCTGCTGGTGATCCTGCTGCAG GGGAGTAGGGAGGAGGGAGTAGACGAGGAAAAGATCGAGAAAGACGCTAAG GACTTGTATGCTGCTGGTGAGGAAAAGTTTGGCACAGATGAGGAAAAATTTATCACAATTCTGGGCAACAGGAGCGCTGAGCATCTCAGAAAAG tATTTGCTGCCTACAAGAAGCTCTCTGGCtctgacatagaggacagcaTTAAAGGCGAGACCACAGGGAATTTGGAGAACTTGCTGCTGGCTGTTG TGAAATGTGCTGAAAGCATCCCAAACTTCTTTGCTGAGAGACTATATAAATCTATGAGG agAGCTGGAACTGATGATGACACTCTGATGAGGATAATGGTGTCCAGGAGTGAGGTGGACATGTTGGACATCAGAGCCAGTTTCAAGAAGATGTACGGACAGTCTCTGTACACCACCATCCAG gaagaCACAACTGGAGATTACCAGAAGGCTTTACTCTACCTGTGTGGTGGGAATGATTAA
- the fgfbp1a gene encoding fibroblast growth factor-binding protein 1, translating to MALLTNVTIILVLACISHQVMLGSCQKSGGRRGRGMDKGQHKDRSGAKVGRQTKSASAQLMRGKVVTRDKLECAWVATGDDIVILSIACKKEDRSFSCEYTARPTACPEYASNVKLYWKQIGRELKKLNSLCQDSSAFVRAGMCRRAAREAHFRLNVTQRVKTSPLYTPTSPVKAVKSCQADNRKRAEEFCNNPWSSVCTFLFTMVQDYDC from the coding sequence ATGGCTCTCCTCACAAACGTCACTATCATCCTGGTCCTGGCTTGTATTTCCCATCAGGTGATGTTGGGTAGCTGCCAGAAGAGCGGTGGACGGAGGGGACGAGGCATGGACAAAGGACAGCACAAGGATAGGTCAGGAGCAAAAGTGGGCCGCCAAACAAAGTCTGCCTCTGCACAGCTCATGAGAGGCAAAGTGGTCACCAGAGACAAGTTAGAATGTGCCTGGGTTGCAACAGGTGACGATATCGTCATTCTCAGCATCGCGTGCAAAAAGGAGGACAGGAGCTTCAGCTGCGAGTATACTGCCAGACCAACTGCTTGTCCTGAGTATGCCTCAAATGTTAAACTTTACTGGAAGCAGATCGGTAgggagctgaagaagctaaacaGTCTCTGCCAGGACAGCAGTGCTTTTGTCAGGGCAGGTATGTGCAGAAGAGCTGCCAGAGAGGCTCATTTCAGACTGAATGTAACACAGAGGGTGAAGACTTCTCCACTGTATACCCCAACTTCTCCAGTCAAAGCTGTCAAATCCTGTCAAGCTGATAACAGGAAGAGAGCAGAGGAGTTCTGCAACAACCCCTGGTCAAGTGTTTGCACATTTCTATTTACTATGGTGCAGGATTATGATTGCTGA